A DNA window from Bacteroides cellulosilyticus contains the following coding sequences:
- a CDS encoding putative toxin-antitoxin system toxin component, PIN family — protein MKIIVDTNLWISFLIGKRLSLLKKLLTNPDITVYVCDELIQEFKDVSQRGKIRKYISEQDIWDTLKIMDAYCHFVSIKAKAQSSIRDAKDLYLLSLAETVHADYILTGDKDLLVLEAHLQTRILTYSEFSSL, from the coding sequence ATGAAAATAATTGTCGATACTAATCTTTGGATTTCTTTTTTAATAGGCAAAAGGCTATCCTTATTAAAAAAGTTACTGACTAACCCTGACATTACTGTATATGTGTGTGATGAATTGATACAGGAATTTAAAGATGTATCTCAGCGAGGGAAAATACGTAAATACATATCCGAACAAGACATTTGGGACACTTTAAAAATAATGGATGCATATTGCCATTTCGTATCGATAAAAGCCAAGGCCCAATCATCTATCAGAGATGCCAAAGATTTATACCTACTTTCTTTAGCCGAAACAGTACACGCCGACTATATTCTGACCGGGGACAAGGACTTATTAGTTTTAGAAGCTCATTTACAGACCCGTATTCTCACCTATTCAGAATTTTCAAGTTTATAA
- the secA gene encoding preprotein translocase subunit SecA, which produces MGFNEILSSIFGNKSTRDMKEIQPWVNKIKAAYPEVAKLDNDALRAKTEELKEYIRNSAADQRAKVEELKAGIEEIELENREEVFAQIDKIEKDILETYEKALEEVLPVAFSIVKETAKRLSENEEIVVTATEFDRHLAATKDFVRIEGDKAIWQNHWQAGGTEIVWNMVHYDVQLFGGVVLHKGKIAEMATGEGKTLVATLPVFLNALTGNGVHVVTVNDYLAKRDSEWMGPLYMFHGLSVDCIDRHQPNSDARRQAYLADITFGTNNEFGFDYLRDNMAISPKDLVQRQHNYAIVDEVDSVLIDDARTPLIISGPVPKGEDQLFEQLRPLVERLVEAQKKLATQYLADAKRLIASGDKKDQEEGFLALFRSHKALPKNKALIKYLSEQGIKAGMLKTEEIYMEQNNKRMHEATDPLYFVIEEKLNSVDLTDKGVDLITGNSEDPTLFVLPDIAAQLSELENETSLTDEQRLAKKDELMTNYAIKSERVHTINQLLKAYTMFEKDDEYVVIDGQVKIVDEQTGRIMEGRRYSDGLHQAIEAKENVKVEAATQTFATITLQNYFRMYHKLSGMTGTAETEAGELWDIYKLDVVVIPTNRPISRKDMNDRVYKTKREKYKAVIEEIEQLVQAGRPVLVGTTSVEISEMLSKMLTMRKIEHSVLNAKLHQKEADIVAKAGLSGTVTIATNMAGRGTDIKLSPEVKAAGGLAIIGTERHESRRVDRQLRGRAGRQGDPGSSVFFVSLEDDLMRLFSSDRIAGVMDRLGFKEGEMIEHKMISNSIERAQKKVEENNFGIRKRLLEYDDVMNKQRTVVYTKRRHALMGERIGMDIVNMIWDRVAAAVEAPDYENCKMDFLQTLAMEVPFNEEQFRNEKKEKLAEEAFNVAMEQFKRKTDRMAQVAYPVIKQVYETQGHMYENILIPITDGKRMYNISCSLKAAYDSECKEVVKAFEKSILLHVIDEAWKENLRELDELKHSVQNASYEQKDPLLIYKLESVNLFDTMVDKINSQTVSILMRGQIPVQEPQEIQQAAPEQKQDMSKYREQKQDLNDPNQQAAAQQDTREQVKREPIRAEKTVGRNDPCPCGSGKKYKNCHGKNM; this is translated from the coding sequence ATGGGATTTAATGAAATTTTAAGCTCGATTTTCGGCAACAAATCCACACGCGACATGAAAGAAATTCAGCCGTGGGTGAACAAGATCAAAGCCGCTTACCCGGAAGTTGCCAAACTCGATAACGACGCCTTACGCGCCAAGACAGAAGAACTGAAAGAATATATCCGCAATTCTGCCGCCGACCAACGCGCCAAGGTGGAAGAGCTCAAAGCTGGTATCGAAGAAATCGAACTGGAAAACCGTGAAGAAGTTTTCGCACAGATAGATAAGATAGAAAAGGATATACTGGAAACTTACGAAAAAGCTCTTGAAGAAGTACTGCCGGTAGCTTTCTCCATTGTGAAAGAAACCGCCAAACGTTTATCCGAAAATGAAGAAATCGTAGTTACGGCTACCGAATTCGACCGTCACCTGGCTGCCACGAAAGACTTCGTACGCATTGAAGGCGACAAAGCCATCTGGCAAAACCACTGGCAAGCAGGCGGTACGGAAATTGTCTGGAACATGGTACACTACGATGTACAGTTGTTCGGTGGCGTCGTATTGCATAAAGGTAAGATTGCCGAAATGGCAACGGGTGAAGGTAAGACATTGGTGGCTACCCTCCCCGTATTCCTCAACGCACTGACCGGAAACGGTGTACATGTGGTGACCGTAAACGACTATCTGGCCAAACGTGACTCTGAATGGATGGGCCCGCTCTATATGTTCCACGGTTTAAGTGTGGACTGCATCGACAGACATCAGCCCAACTCCGACGCACGCCGTCAGGCTTATCTGGCAGACATCACCTTCGGTACGAATAACGAATTCGGTTTCGACTACTTGCGTGATAATATGGCCATCAGCCCGAAAGACCTGGTACAACGCCAGCACAACTATGCCATCGTCGATGAGGTGGACTCTGTATTGATTGACGATGCCCGTACTCCATTGATTATTTCCGGTCCCGTCCCCAAAGGTGAAGACCAGCTGTTCGAGCAATTGCGTCCGCTCGTAGAACGTCTGGTGGAAGCACAGAAGAAACTGGCCACCCAGTATCTTGCCGATGCCAAGCGCCTGATTGCTTCCGGTGACAAGAAAGATCAGGAAGAAGGTTTCCTTGCTTTGTTCCGCAGCCACAAGGCACTGCCCAAGAACAAGGCATTGATTAAATATCTGAGTGAGCAAGGTATCAAGGCAGGTATGCTGAAGACCGAAGAGATCTACATGGAGCAGAACAACAAGCGTATGCACGAAGCTACCGACCCGTTGTACTTCGTCATCGAAGAAAAGCTGAACAGTGTGGATCTGACAGATAAAGGTGTGGATCTGATCACCGGTAACTCGGAAGATCCTACCCTCTTCGTATTACCCGACATCGCCGCACAGCTTTCCGAACTGGAAAACGAAACCAGCCTGACAGACGAACAACGTCTGGCAAAGAAAGATGAACTAATGACCAACTATGCCATCAAGTCCGAACGTGTACACACCATCAACCAGTTGCTGAAGGCTTACACCATGTTCGAGAAAGATGACGAATACGTTGTGATCGACGGTCAAGTGAAGATTGTGGATGAGCAGACAGGCCGTATCATGGAAGGCCGCCGCTACTCCGACGGTCTGCACCAGGCCATCGAAGCCAAGGAAAACGTAAAAGTGGAAGCTGCCACACAGACATTCGCCACCATTACGTTGCAGAATTACTTCCGTATGTATCACAAACTCTCGGGTATGACCGGTACCGCCGAAACGGAAGCAGGCGAACTTTGGGACATCTACAAACTGGATGTAGTGGTGATCCCCACCAACCGCCCCATTTCCCGTAAAGACATGAACGACCGCGTTTACAAGACGAAACGCGAGAAATATAAAGCTGTCATCGAAGAAATCGAACAGCTGGTACAAGCCGGACGCCCTGTCCTGGTGGGTACCACATCCGTAGAAATCTCCGAAATGCTGAGCAAGATGTTGACCATGCGCAAGATCGAGCACAGCGTATTGAATGCCAAGTTGCACCAAAAGGAAGCGGACATCGTAGCCAAAGCCGGTTTGAGCGGAACAGTAACCATCGCTACCAACATGGCCGGTCGTGGTACGGACATCAAGTTGAGCCCGGAAGTAAAAGCTGCGGGCGGTTTGGCCATCATCGGTACCGAACGCCATGAATCCCGTCGTGTAGACCGCCAGTTGCGCGGACGTGCCGGACGTCAGGGTGACCCGGGTTCTTCCGTATTCTTCGTGTCACTGGAAGACGACCTGATGCGTCTGTTCTCTTCCGACCGCATCGCCGGTGTAATGGACCGTCTCGGCTTCAAGGAAGGTGAAATGATTGAGCACAAGATGATCTCCAACTCCATTGAGCGTGCACAGAAGAAGGTGGAAGAAAACAACTTCGGTATCCGTAAGCGTTTGCTGGAATATGATGACGTGATGAATAAGCAACGTACAGTTGTCTATACCAAGCGTCGCCACGCCTTGATGGGTGAACGTATCGGAATGGATATCGTAAATATGATCTGGGACCGTGTTGCCGCAGCCGTTGAAGCTCCCGATTACGAAAACTGCAAAATGGACTTCTTGCAGACTCTTGCCATGGAAGTGCCTTTCAACGAAGAACAGTTCCGTAACGAAAAGAAGGAAAAGCTTGCTGAAGAAGCCTTCAATGTAGCAATGGAACAGTTCAAGCGCAAGACGGACCGCATGGCACAGGTTGCTTATCCGGTAATCAAGCAGGTATACGAAACCCAGGGACACATGTACGAGAATATCCTTATCCCCATCACGGACGGTAAGCGCATGTACAACATCTCTTGCAGCCTGAAAGCCGCTTACGACAGCGAGTGTAAGGAAGTGGTAAAAGCGTTTGAAAAGTCTATCCTGCTGCACGTTATCGACGAGGCATGGAAAGAGAACCTCCGTGAACTGGATGAACTGAAGCACTCTGTACAGAACGCAAGCTACGAACAGAAAGACCCGTTATTGATTTATAAGCTGGAGTCTGTAAACCTGTTCGATACAATGGTGGATAAGATCAATAGCCAGACTGTTTCTATCCTGATGCGCGGACAAATCCCGGTACAGGAACCGCAGGAAATTCAGCAGGCCGCTCCCGAACAGAAGCAGGATATGAGCAAATACCGCGAACAGAAACAAGATCTGAACGATCCGAACCAACAGGCCGCCGCCCAACAGGACACACGCGAACAAGTGAAGCGTGAACCGATTCGTGCGGAAAAGACGGTAGGACGTAATGATCCTTGTCCTTGCGGAAGTGGTAAGAAGTACAAGAATTGCCACGGGAAGAATATGTAA
- a CDS encoding BT4734/BF3469 family protein: protein MKRFSFFRAPVSNVVPHKTVGIEQIYNVIRGDYYRAATEELRRLIQEERVTQRDVQRFKSRNFDYATFSGEFSRRREDALLAHSGLLCLDFDHISQWQGGGHLQGVYGLRYALMHDASVDTALLFRSPGGDGLKWVVPIDLEQGTHADWFEVLSYYVSRNYGVEPDPSGRDIARACYLPWDPDAVIYDL from the coding sequence ATGAAACGCTTCAGCTTTTTTCGGGCTCCCGTCAGTAATGTCGTACCCCATAAGACGGTGGGGATAGAGCAAATCTACAATGTCATCCGGGGCGACTATTATCGTGCCGCTACCGAAGAGCTGCGCCGCCTGATACAGGAAGAACGGGTCACGCAGCGCGATGTGCAGCGCTTCAAGTCGAGAAACTTCGATTATGCCACCTTCAGCGGAGAGTTCAGCCGTCGGCGCGAAGACGCCCTGTTGGCGCATAGCGGGCTGCTCTGCCTTGACTTCGACCATATCAGTCAGTGGCAGGGCGGCGGGCATTTGCAAGGTGTCTATGGGTTGCGCTATGCTTTGATGCACGATGCCTCGGTAGATACGGCCCTGCTTTTCCGGAGTCCGGGTGGTGACGGCCTGAAGTGGGTGGTTCCCATCGACCTGGAGCAGGGCACGCATGCCGACTGGTTTGAGGTCTTGTCCTACTACGTATCACGCAATTATGGGGTGGAACCCGACCCCTCAGGGCGCGACATTGCACGTGCCTGTTATCTGCCTTGGGATCCGGATGCTGTGATTTATGATTTATGA
- a CDS encoding DUF3987 domain-containing protein, translated as MSKQKFNLGEWRRDTTLTPRDEVEIVISRIETASLDLTSTYNDWRDLGFALAQGLGEEGRTFYHRLSRFYSGYQSAETDKQYTACLHSRGHGITLNTLFHRAKLAGVDINTRPLPNCHIATLLKAKDVAISPVAGADRTPPGDDFPTFPDEIYASMPRLLSDVCSYGISAEDTDMLLLGALTVLSSCLTQISGIYGQRQVYPNLYLFVGAQASAGKGRLTLCRHLVDVVHADLRRQNVREWEEYRREKSLYEKSKRKEGGDEPCQPPVRMLFIPANSSATALFQTLNDNEGQALMFETEGDTLTTTFRSEHGNYSDGLRKAFHHETIAYNRRKDREYVEISMPRLSVLLSGTPRQIGALIPDAENGLFSRFLFYNLPLRPVWNDVFACNGEDTLDGCFLRLGGRFFQFYSRLKKTAPLRFTLTAAQQVEFNRFFNSMQQQGLQCFGSDMLASVRRLGLTAYRICMVFSSLRLMDYEGDAPLPGILCCRDDDFHTTLLMMEVLLHHTGLAYEGLQADTKSAPRRATVAESDQRERRLLQLFEGLPESFNRAGYQDVARAEGIPARTADRYIIELCNQGRLQKLDHDAYGKTGK; from the coding sequence ATGTCAAAACAGAAATTTAACCTGGGTGAGTGGCGTCGTGACACCACCCTTACTCCCCGTGACGAGGTGGAAATCGTCATTTCACGCATTGAAACTGCAAGTCTCGATCTCACTTCAACTTATAATGACTGGCGCGACCTGGGCTTTGCGCTGGCTCAGGGGCTGGGCGAGGAGGGGCGTACCTTCTATCATCGCCTGAGCCGTTTCTATAGCGGATACCAGTCCGCTGAAACCGACAAGCAGTACACGGCTTGCCTGCACTCGCGCGGACACGGCATCACGCTGAACACCCTCTTCCACCGGGCAAAGCTGGCGGGAGTGGATATCAATACCCGTCCGTTGCCAAATTGCCATATTGCCACATTGCTAAAAGCGAAGGACGTGGCAATATCCCCTGTTGCCGGAGCGGATCGGACGCCTCCGGGCGATGATTTCCCCACTTTCCCCGACGAAATCTACGCCTCCATGCCCCGCCTGCTCTCCGATGTCTGCTCTTACGGCATTTCGGCCGAAGACACGGATATGCTGTTGCTGGGTGCCCTCACGGTGCTTTCCTCTTGCCTGACGCAAATTTCGGGCATCTATGGGCAGCGGCAAGTCTACCCGAACCTCTACCTGTTTGTCGGGGCACAGGCCTCGGCGGGTAAGGGGCGGCTGACGCTGTGCCGTCATCTGGTGGATGTGGTGCATGCCGACCTGCGCCGGCAGAACGTCCGCGAGTGGGAGGAATATCGCCGTGAGAAGTCCCTCTACGAAAAGAGCAAACGCAAGGAGGGCGGCGACGAACCCTGCCAACCGCCCGTCAGGATGCTTTTTATTCCTGCCAACAGTAGTGCCACAGCCCTCTTCCAGACGTTGAACGACAACGAAGGACAGGCCCTGATGTTCGAGACTGAAGGCGACACGCTGACCACCACTTTCCGCAGCGAGCACGGCAACTACAGTGACGGTCTGCGCAAGGCTTTCCACCACGAGACCATCGCCTACAACCGCCGGAAGGATCGTGAATATGTGGAAATCTCCATGCCCCGCCTTTCGGTGCTGCTCAGCGGAACGCCCCGCCAGATAGGGGCGCTCATCCCTGATGCCGAGAACGGGCTTTTTTCCCGCTTCCTCTTCTACAACCTGCCCCTGCGTCCGGTATGGAACGATGTGTTTGCCTGCAACGGGGAGGATACGCTGGACGGTTGTTTTCTTCGGTTGGGAGGACGTTTCTTCCAATTCTATTCACGCCTGAAGAAAACGGCCCCCCTGCGCTTCACGCTCACCGCCGCACAGCAGGTGGAGTTCAACCGTTTTTTCAACTCGATGCAGCAGCAGGGACTCCAGTGCTTTGGTTCCGATATGCTGGCTTCTGTACGTCGCCTGGGGCTGACGGCCTACCGCATCTGCATGGTGTTCTCTTCATTGCGGCTGATGGACTATGAGGGAGATGCCCCGCTGCCGGGCATCCTTTGTTGCCGTGATGATGATTTTCACACCACGCTCCTGATGATGGAGGTGTTGCTGCATCATACGGGACTGGCATATGAAGGATTGCAGGCCGATACCAAGTCTGCGCCCCGCCGGGCCACCGTCGCCGAAAGCGATCAGCGCGAACGTCGGTTGCTTCAGTTATTTGAGGGATTGCCGGAGTCTTTCAATCGTGCGGGTTACCAGGATGTGGCGCGTGCCGAGGGAATCCCAGCCCGTACGGCCGACCGCTACATCATTGAACTGTGCAATCAGGGGCGTTTGCAGAAGCTGGACCATGATGCGTATGGAAAAACGGGAAAGTGA
- a CDS encoding helix-turn-helix domain-containing protein produces MIQNLLFSEQLEQVRDHLLSLARLLERAGVKARPEIARGWVDGQEVMDALHISQRTLQNLRDNGTLGYTVLGKKYFYRIQEIDDLLRNNYVMYKLSTLGKEDERPATDDREGGDR; encoded by the coding sequence ATGATACAGAATCTACTATTTTCAGAGCAACTGGAGCAGGTGCGCGATCATCTGCTCAGTCTGGCGCGTTTGCTGGAGCGTGCCGGAGTGAAAGCCCGTCCCGAGATTGCCCGGGGCTGGGTGGACGGACAAGAGGTGATGGACGCGTTGCACATCAGTCAGCGTACCCTGCAAAACTTGCGTGACAACGGGACCCTGGGGTACACCGTTTTGGGTAAGAAATACTTCTATCGCATTCAGGAGATTGATGACCTGTTGCGAAACAACTATGTGATGTACAAGCTCAGTACATTGGGCAAGGAGGACGAACGTCCTGCCACCGATGACAGGGAAGGGGGTGACAGATGA
- a CDS encoding DUF6340 family protein has product MTKYSYSLLVCCVLLFSGCQSIEQLSIDYMLPAEVSFPSALRRVAVVNNMPPIPDNKLILEENDEKKKDETEIARKTKYFNGDGKIATESLAEALANENYFDEVIICDSALRAHDMIPRESTLSKEEVEKLTQSLGADLLIALENVQMRSIRKIEYLPEWGVYAGTLDLKVYPTVKVYLPQRNGPMVTINASDSIFWDHAAPSMAQAGAGLISEKEMLREASEFAGTIPVSHMLPHWKTASRYLFTGGSVNMRDAAVFVREENWDKAIELWKQTYEKKKKGKQKMYAAYNIALGYEMQDSIHTAEEWALKAEKIAYDVDKIDEKKTQERVDLMDVPNYFAVTRYLNELQERKKGMTRLNAQMERFKNDF; this is encoded by the coding sequence ATGACTAAATATTCGTACTCACTATTGGTGTGCTGTGTTCTGCTGTTTAGCGGTTGCCAAAGCATAGAGCAACTCTCCATCGACTATATGTTGCCGGCGGAAGTCAGCTTTCCGTCCGCCCTCAGGCGCGTAGCTGTGGTAAATAATATGCCTCCTATCCCGGATAACAAGCTAATTCTGGAGGAAAACGATGAGAAGAAAAAAGATGAGACAGAAATAGCACGCAAGACAAAGTATTTCAATGGGGATGGCAAAATCGCCACGGAATCACTGGCGGAGGCACTTGCCAATGAGAATTATTTCGATGAAGTGATTATTTGCGACTCTGCCTTGCGTGCCCATGATATGATTCCGCGCGAAAGCACCCTTAGCAAAGAGGAAGTGGAAAAGCTCACCCAAAGTCTGGGTGCGGACTTACTGATAGCCTTGGAGAACGTACAGATGCGCTCCATCCGCAAAATCGAATATTTACCGGAATGGGGAGTATATGCAGGTACGCTTGACCTGAAAGTATATCCTACCGTAAAGGTGTATCTGCCCCAACGCAACGGTCCGATGGTAACAATCAATGCCAGCGACAGCATCTTCTGGGATCATGCGGCTCCCAGTATGGCACAGGCAGGTGCAGGACTCATCAGCGAAAAAGAGATGCTGAGAGAGGCTTCCGAATTTGCCGGCACTATCCCCGTGAGCCACATGCTGCCACATTGGAAAACAGCTTCCCGCTATCTCTTTACAGGCGGTTCCGTAAATATGCGTGATGCCGCGGTCTTTGTCCGCGAAGAGAACTGGGACAAGGCTATTGAACTCTGGAAGCAAACCTATGAGAAAAAGAAAAAAGGAAAGCAGAAAATGTACGCAGCCTATAACATTGCCTTAGGATACGAAATGCAGGACAGCATTCATACAGCAGAAGAATGGGCCTTGAAAGCGGAGAAAATAGCATACGATGTAGACAAAATAGACGAGAAGAAAACTCAGGAACGCGTGGACCTCATGGATGTCCCCAATTACTTCGCAGTAACCCGCTACCTGAACGAATTGCAGGAGCGAAAGAAGGGAATGACCCGGCTGAACGCCCAAATGGAAAGATTTAAAAATGATTTTTAG
- a CDS encoding DUF4105 domain-containing protein yields the protein MRISLLTCASGGEIYSLFGHTAIRYENFTRGIDAVFNYGMFNFNAPNFIFRFALGETDYQLGVTNYEHFASEYNYLGRDVWQQTLNLTQAEKEHLFNLLQENYRPENRVYRYNFFYDNCATRPRDQIEAAIDGTLQYADNMTDADTGVTFRDLLHKYSEGHPWSRFGMDLCMGSKADQSINRRLMMFVPFYVQDFFNTARIVDNEGQARPLVSSEEKIVVTGLTDADHRSGGITPMQSALLLFVLVAAATIYGIRRGKTLWGLDLILFFCAGIAGCILAFLALFSQHPAVSPNYLLFVFHPLHLFCLPWMINKVRKRQKSWYMMANCAVLTLFILLWAIIPQRIDLAVLPLALCLLIRSASNLILTLKKR from the coding sequence ATCCGCATCAGCCTGCTGACCTGCGCCTCGGGCGGGGAAATCTATTCCCTGTTCGGCCACACCGCCATCCGTTACGAAAACTTCACCCGGGGCATTGACGCCGTCTTCAACTACGGCATGTTCAATTTCAACGCCCCCAACTTCATCTTCCGCTTCGCCCTGGGAGAGACGGACTATCAACTGGGCGTAACCAATTACGAGCATTTCGCCTCCGAGTACAACTACCTGGGACGGGATGTCTGGCAACAGACACTGAACCTCACCCAAGCTGAAAAAGAACACCTCTTCAACCTGCTTCAGGAAAACTACCGGCCCGAAAACCGCGTATATCGCTATAACTTCTTCTACGACAACTGCGCCACCCGTCCACGCGACCAGATAGAAGCCGCCATCGACGGCACCTTGCAGTATGCTGACAATATGACCGATGCCGACACGGGAGTCACTTTCCGCGATTTGCTGCATAAATATAGTGAAGGTCATCCGTGGTCACGCTTCGGCATGGACCTGTGCATGGGCAGCAAAGCCGATCAATCCATCAACCGAAGACTGATGATGTTCGTCCCCTTCTATGTGCAGGACTTCTTCAACACAGCCCGGATCGTAGACAACGAAGGTCAGGCACGTCCCCTCGTATCCTCCGAAGAGAAAATAGTGGTAACCGGACTGACTGATGCCGACCACCGCTCCGGAGGAATCACCCCGATGCAATCGGCCCTGCTGCTGTTTGTGCTGGTGGCAGCCGCTACCATCTACGGCATCCGCCGCGGGAAAACTCTCTGGGGACTCGACCTAATCCTGTTCTTCTGTGCCGGAATAGCCGGGTGCATCCTCGCCTTCCTCGCCCTGTTCTCACAACACCCCGCAGTAAGCCCCAATTACCTGCTGTTCGTATTCCATCCCCTGCACTTATTTTGCCTCCCGTGGATGATAAACAAGGTGAGAAAACGGCAGAAAAGCTGGTACATGATGGCAAATTGCGCTGTTTTAACACTTTTTATACTGCTTTGGGCGATAATACCGCAAAGAATTGACTTAGCTGTATTACCTTTGGCACTTTGTTTGCTGATACGTTCAGCAAGCAATCTTATTTTGACATTGAAAAAGAGATAA
- a CDS encoding alkaline phosphatase family protein, with product MKKGLITSILALTFTGLQAQPLPATPKLVVTLTIDQLRTDYMEAFSTLYGEKGFKRLMREGKVFYQTEFPFNGTDRASAIAAIYSGTTPSMNGIISQYWMDASTLRPVNCVDDSAFMGNFTDESSSPSQLLTSTIADELKVATRNKGLVYAIAPSRDAAVLAAGHTGNGAFWLNENTGKWCSTTYYSEFPWWVSQYNERKSPDFRIRDMVWEPAHPINKYTFLPEWRDQPFKYKFDSERRNKFRRLLTSPFINDEVNLLTEELLEKSTIAKDEIPDLLALTYYAGNYNHKSTQECAMEMQDTYVRLDRSIAALLDLIDRKVGLHNVVFCITSTGYADPEAPDLGLYRIPGGEFYLNRCATLLNMYLMATYGEGQYVETYHNQQIYLNHKLIENKQLNLAEIQDKSADFLIQFSGVNEAYSAHRLLLGPWSPQIELARNSFHRKRSGDLLIDVLPGWTIMEENATDNRVVRHANVPAPLIFLGGGVKPETIRVPVNITRVAPTLSSVMRIRAPNACTETPLNF from the coding sequence ATGAAAAAGGGACTGATTACTTCCATACTCGCACTGACTTTCACCGGTCTGCAAGCACAACCGCTGCCTGCCACACCTAAATTAGTGGTTACGCTGACGATTGACCAACTGCGCACCGACTATATGGAAGCATTCTCAACCCTCTACGGCGAGAAAGGTTTCAAAAGACTGATGCGCGAAGGGAAAGTGTTCTACCAGACCGAATTCCCTTTCAACGGAACAGACCGCGCTTCTGCCATCGCTGCCATCTACAGTGGAACGACGCCTTCGATGAACGGCATCATATCCCAATATTGGATGGATGCAAGCACCCTGCGCCCCGTGAATTGCGTGGACGATAGCGCCTTTATGGGCAACTTCACCGATGAAAGCTCTTCTCCCTCCCAATTACTGACCTCTACCATTGCCGACGAACTGAAAGTTGCCACCCGCAACAAAGGCCTGGTATATGCCATCGCCCCCTCGCGGGACGCAGCCGTACTGGCTGCCGGACATACCGGAAACGGTGCTTTCTGGCTGAATGAGAACACAGGCAAATGGTGCAGCACTACATATTACAGCGAGTTCCCATGGTGGGTAAGCCAGTACAACGAACGGAAATCACCCGACTTCCGCATCCGCGACATGGTATGGGAACCGGCACACCCCATCAACAAATATACTTTCCTGCCCGAATGGCGGGACCAGCCCTTCAAATATAAGTTCGACAGCGAACGACGCAATAAATTCCGCCGACTGCTCACCAGCCCGTTCATCAACGACGAAGTGAACCTGCTGACAGAAGAACTTCTGGAAAAGAGCACCATCGCCAAAGATGAGATACCCGACCTGCTGGCACTGACCTATTACGCCGGAAACTACAACCATAAGAGTACGCAGGAATGTGCCATGGAAATGCAGGATACGTATGTACGCCTCGACCGCAGCATTGCCGCACTGCTCGACCTCATCGACCGCAAAGTTGGCCTGCACAACGTCGTCTTCTGCATCACCTCTACGGGCTATGCCGATCCGGAAGCTCCCGATCTCGGCCTGTACCGCATCCCCGGCGGGGAATTCTACCTGAACCGCTGCGCCACCCTGCTGAACATGTATCTCATGGCCACGTATGGCGAAGGACAGTACGTAGAGACTTATCACAACCAGCAAATTTATCTCAACCATAAATTAATAGAGAACAAACAGCTGAATCTGGCGGAAATACAAGACAAATCCGCCGACTTCCTGATACAATTCAGCGGAGTGAACGAGGCATATTCAGCCCACCGCCTGCTGCTAGGCCCCTGGTCCCCCCAGATAGAACTTGCCCGGAACAGCTTTCATCGCAAACGTTCGGGCGATTTGCTGATAGACGTATTGCCAGGCTGGACTATCATGGAAGAAAATGCCACCGATAACCGCGTGGTACGCCATGCCAATGTTCCTGCTCCGCTCATCTTCCTGGGCGGTGGAGTGAAGCCCGAAACGATCCGGGTTCCCGTCAATATCACCCGCGTAGCCCCCACCCTGTCAAGTGTGATGCGCATCCGCGCTCCGAATGCTTGCACAGAGACTCCACTGAATTTCTGA